A stretch of Borrelia turcica IST7 DNA encodes these proteins:
- a CDS encoding ABC transporter permease has product MLKLAFFNILRDIKRSVMISLLLINSVVFLLLFIGYMNYSSEGMQLGLVSSTGHIQIARKNYFNPKFSSIKNSLMLEEYEILQIREEIDSYKELSSSNLIVNFEGLLGNALGSKPFFASAFENPDFATRSLSLVEGRPIFDDIVGDFLIGGRFASSLGIENLTEENSRLTLMTDLFGEGLVLQDVKLAGIIKFPTSQTDSMIAITSIKTLESLFDFKGGAHVIQVFLKNNSMLEDFKQKLSSFKLKSNLDFEYSDWYEINPSFKSIVGMNKMIFTFILVLILLLIFISFFQIMTALSLERTRELGTLRAIGLTKLELFSTLFLEIFILAVFNISLGIEIAYLLKFLIGVQRIEFSPPGYTESYLVNVLYYPSDIAFVSFFILLITLSSSILPFIKASKRSIVEVMNDI; this is encoded by the coding sequence ATGCTTAAGTTGGCTTTTTTTAATATCTTAAGAGATATAAAAAGATCTGTAATGATTTCACTACTTTTAATAAATTCAGTAGTATTTTTATTGCTTTTTATTGGGTATATGAATTATAGCAGTGAGGGTATGCAGTTAGGGCTTGTCTCCTCAACGGGACATATTCAAATTGCTCGGAAGAATTACTTTAATCCCAAATTTAGTAGCATTAAGAATAGTTTAATGCTTGAAGAGTATGAGATATTGCAAATCAGAGAGGAGATAGATAGTTATAAAGAATTAAGCTCCAGTAATTTAATAGTAAATTTTGAAGGGCTACTTGGCAATGCTTTAGGGAGTAAACCTTTTTTTGCATCAGCTTTTGAGAATCCAGATTTTGCTACCAGAAGTCTTTCTTTAGTAGAAGGTCGACCTATTTTTGATGATATTGTTGGGGATTTCTTAATCGGTGGTAGATTTGCATCCTCTCTTGGCATAGAAAATTTAACAGAAGAGAATTCTAGATTAACCTTAATGACTGATTTATTTGGAGAAGGTCTTGTTTTGCAAGATGTTAAGTTAGCAGGAATTATTAAATTTCCAACCTCTCAAACGGATAGTATGATAGCAATTACGAGCATCAAGACGCTTGAAAGTTTGTTTGATTTTAAGGGTGGTGCGCATGTAATACAGGTGTTCTTGAAAAACAATTCTATGTTAGAGGATTTTAAGCAAAAATTAAGCTCTTTTAAGCTTAAAAGTAACCTAGATTTTGAATATAGTGATTGGTATGAAATCAATCCATCTTTTAAGTCTATTGTAGGGATGAATAAGATGATATTTACTTTCATATTAGTATTAATATTATTGCTTATATTCATATCATTTTTTCAAATTATGACAGCTTTAAGCCTTGAGCGCACTAGGGAGCTAGGGACTTTAAGAGCAATTGGCCTTACAAAACTAGAGCTTTTCTCTACCTTGTTCTTAGAAATATTTATTCTTGCTGTCTTTAACATAAGCTTAGGAATCGAGATTGCCTATCTTTTAAAGTTTTTAATTGGAGTGCAAAGGATAGAATTCTCACCACCAGGGTATACAGAATCTTATTTAGTCAATGTATTATATTATCCAAGTGATATTGCATTTGTATCATTCTTTATTTTGCTAATAACACTCTCATCTTCAATCCTACCATTCATTAAGGCAAGCAAGAGATCGATAGTGGAGGTAATGAATGATATATAG
- the bdr gene encoding Bdr family repetitive protein has protein sequence MSNFAYEHVPEYEYVKQVFLDKGFPEEVIQYVLFRNANYHYENLEIRMTVLEKQMVELKDELKNGIEKLDTKIDSVRNELLVEIKGVRSELKGDIEKLDTKIDSVRSELKGDIEKLDGKIDKLDTKIDSVRNELKSELSSKIDSAIKPLYWIFGFVSTFAVSAVIGLFIHYLSK, from the coding sequence ATGAGTAATTTTGCATATGAGCATGTACCGGAATATGAGTATGTAAAGCAGGTGTTTCTTGATAAAGGGTTTCCTGAAGAAGTTATTCAATATGTATTATTTCGTAATGCTAATTATCATTATGAGAATTTAGAAATTAGGATGACTGTACTTGAAAAGCAAATGGTTGAGCTTAAGGATGAACTTAAGAATGGAATAGAAAAGCTAGATACTAAGATAGATAGCGTAAGAAATGAGCTTTTAGTAGAGATAAAGGGAGTAAGAAGTGAGCTTAAGGGTGATATAGAGAAACTTGATACTAAGATAGATAGCGTAAGAAGTGAACTTAAGGGTGATATAGAAAAACTAGATGGCAAGATAGATAAACTAGATACTAAGATAGATAGCGTAAGAAATGAGCTTAAGAGTGAGCTAAGCAGTAAAATAGACTCAGCGATAAAGCCACTTTATTGGATATTTGGGTTTGTGTCAACATTTGCTGTAAGTGCAGTAATAGGATTATTTATACATTATCTTAGTAAATAA